One Globicephala melas chromosome 6, mGloMel1.2, whole genome shotgun sequence genomic window carries:
- the LZTS1 gene encoding leucine zipper putative tumor suppressor 1, with protein sequence MGSVSSLISGHGFHSKHCRASQYKLRKSSHLKKLNRYSDGLLRFGFSQDSGHGKSSSKMGKSEDFFYIKVSQKARGSHRPDYTALSSGDLGGQAGVDFGPSTPPKLMPFSNQLEMDLEKGAVRPTAFKPVLPRSGAILHSSPESASHQLHPAPPDKPEEQGLKPGLCSGALSDSGRNSMSSLPTHSTTSSYQLDPLVTPVGPASRFGGSAHNITQGILLQDSNMMSLKALSFSDGGSKLAHPSRADKGSIRSPISTDQCTVQDLEQKLLEREGELQKLHRSFEEKGLAASQAYEERPRRCKDEPEGLEPKGKLKPAAQKSQRAQQVLHLQVLQLQQEKRQLRQELESLMKEQDLLETKLRSYEKEKTSFVPALEETQWEVCQKSGEISLLKQQLKESQTEINAKASEILNLKAQLKDTRGRLEGLELKTQDLESALRTKGLELEVCENELQRKKNEAELLREKVNLLELQAQAALPRGRDTAALGPASAEDVPALQRELERLRAELREERQGHDQMSSGFQHERLLWKEEKEKVIQYQKQLQQSYLAMYQRNQRLEKTLQQLARADGAGEPFEIDLEGADIPYEDIIATEI encoded by the exons ATGGGCAGCGTCAGCAGCCTCATCTCCGGCCATGGCTTCCACAGTAAGCACTGCCGGGCCTCCCAGTACAAACTGCGCAAGTCCTCCCACCTCAAGAAGCTCAATCGGTATTCAGACGGCCTGCTGAGATTTGGCTTCTCCCAGGACTCGGGTCATGGCAAGTCCAGCTCCAAAATGGGCAAGAGTGAAGACTTCTTCTATATCAAGGTCAGCCAGAAGGCCCGGGGCTCCCACCGCCCCGATTACACTGCACTGTCCAGTGGGGACCTAGGGGGCCAGGCCGGGGTGGACTTTGGCCCGTCCACCCCACCCAAGCTCATGCCCTTCTCCAACCAGCTAGAAATG GACTTGGAGAAGGGTGCTGTGAGACCCACGGCCTTCAAGCCGGTGCTGCCACGGTCGGGCGCCATCCTCCACTCGTCCCCCGAGAGCGCCAGCCACCAGCTGCACCCTGCGCCTCCAGACAAGCCCGAGGAGCAGGGGCTGAAGCCCGGCCTGTGCTCCGGGGCGCTGTCCGACTCCGGCCGGAACTCCATGTCCAGCCTGCCTACTCACAGCACCACCAGCAGCTACCAGCTGGACCCGCTGGTCACACCGGTGGGGCCCGCCAGCCGCTTTGGGGGCTCAGCCCACAACATCACTCAGGGCATCCTCCTCCAGGACAGCAACATGATGAGCCTGAAGGCCCTGTCTTTCTCCGACGGGGGCAGCAAGCTGGCCCACCCGAGCAGGGCGGACAAGGGCTCCATCCGCTCCCCCATCTCCACGGACCAGTGCACCGTCCAGGACCTGGAGCAGAAACTGCTGGAGAGGGAGGGTGAGCTCCAGAAGCTGCACCGCAGCTTTGAGGAGAAGGGGCTGGCCGCCAGCCAGGCCTACGAGGAGCGACCGCGGCGCTGCAAGGACGAGCCAGAGGGGCTGGAGCCCAAGGGCAAGCTGAAGCCCGCGGCACAGAAGAGCCAGCGCGCCCAGCAGGTGCTGCACCTGCAGGTGCTCCAACTCCAGCAGGAGAAGCGGCAGCTGCGGCAGGAGCTCGAAAGCCTCATGAAGGAGCAGGACCTGCTGGAGACCAAGCTCAGGTCCTATGAGAAGGAGAAGACCAGCTTCGTCCCCGCGCTGGAGGAGACGCAGTGGGAG GTGTGCCAGAAGTCTGGCGAGATCTCTCTCCTGAAGCAGCAGCTGAAGGAGTCCCAGACGGAGATCAACGCTAAGGCCAGTGAGATCCTCAACCTGAAGGCGCAGCTGAAGGATACGCGGGGCAGGCTGGAGGGCCTGGAGCTGAAGACGCAGGACCTGGAGAGCGCGCTGCGCACCAAGGGCCTGGAGCTGGAGGTCTGCGAGAACGAGCTGCAGCGCAAGAAGAACGAGGCGGAGCTCCTGCGGGAGAAGGTGAACCTGCTGGAGCTACAGGCCCAGGCCGCCCTGCCGCGGGGCCGCGACACGGCCGCCCTGGGGCCTGCCTCCGCCGAGGACGTGCCCGCCCTGCAGCGGGAGCTGGAACGGCTGCGGGCCGAGCTCAGGGAGGAGCGGCAGGGCCATGACCAGATGTCCTCGGGCTTCCAGCATGAGCGGCTGCtgtggaaggaggagaaggagaaggtgaTCCAGTACCAGAAGCAGCTGCAGCAGAGCTACCTGGCCATGTACCAGCGGAACCAGCGCCTGGAAAAGACGCTGCAGCAGCTGGCCCGCGCCGATGGTGCAGGGGAGCCCTTTGAGATTGACCTCGAAGGGGCTGACATCCCTTATGAGGACATCATCGCCACTGAGATCTGA